A single Vigna radiata var. radiata cultivar VC1973A chromosome 8, Vradiata_ver6, whole genome shotgun sequence DNA region contains:
- the LOC106771573 gene encoding isoprene synthase, chloroplastic-like gives MATQILCLSNPIQTLTTTVTLNNNFTRQPSLAYPKPRTLKCADTSQITPHRRSANYQPNLWNFQLLQSLGNDLQEKKLNERAKELEKEVRRMMNRVDTEPLSLLEMIDNVQRLGLTYKFEKDIVKALHDKIVLLNENEKHKSGLHATALRFRLLRQHGFHVSQDVFKRFKDKGGFSVELKDDVQGLLSLYEASYLGFEGENLLDEARLFSITQLKQILEEGVNSKVEEQVNHALELPYHRRLHRLEARWHLDRYEAKEPHHQLLLELAKLDFNMVQSEHQKELQELSWWWREMGLTKKLDFVRDRLMEVYFWALGMAPHPHQSECRKAVTKMFGLVTIIDDVYDVYGTLEELQLFTDAVERWDMNAINTLPDYMKLCYLALYNAVNDITYSILKETGHDNFSYLAKSWGELCKAFLQEAKWSDNKIIPAFSKHMENALVSSSGVTLLVPSYFLCQQKEEFSDKGLHYLTNFGGIVRSSCTIIRLCNDLATSAAELERGETTNSITSYMHENGSNEEETREELRNLIDAEWKKMNEERVLDSRILKAFMEIGINMVRVSHCIYQYGDGLGRPDLMIENMIKLLLIDPLPIN, from the exons ATGGCAACTCAGATTCTCTGTCTGTCTAATCCCATACAAACACTCACCACTACTGTTACTTTAAATAACAACTTCACCCGACAACCATCTCTTGCATATCCCAAACCTAGAACACTTAAATGTGCAGACACCTCTCAGATAACACCCCATAGACGTTCAGCTAATTACCAGCCAAACCTCTGGAATTTTCAACTCTTACAATCTCTGGGAAATGACCTtcag GAGAAAAAACTGAATGAAAGAGCAAAAGAGCTGGAGAAGGAGGTACGACGTATGATGAATAGGGTAGACACAGAGCCACTGAGCTTACTAGAAATGATCGACAATGTCCAGCGTCTAGGATTGACCTACAAGTTTGAGAAGGACATAGTCAAAGCCCTTCATGACAAGATTGTTCTGTTGAATGAAAATGAGAAGCACAAAAGTGGACTCCATGCTACTGCTCTCAGGTTTCGTTTACTTAGACAACATGGTTTTCATGTATCCCAAG ATGTGTTTAAGAGATTTAAGGACAAGGGAGGTTTCAGTGTTGAACTTAAAGATGACGTGCAGGGGTTGTTGAGTCTGTATGAGGCGTCTTATCTTGGCTTTGAGGGAGAAAATCTCTTGGACGAGGCAAGGTTATTTTCAATTACACAACTCAAGCAAATCTTAGAAGAAGGAGTAAACAGCAAAGTGGAAGAACAAGTTAACCATGCACTTGAACTTCCTTATCACCGAAGATTGCACAGACTAGAAGCACGATGGCATCTTGACAGATACGAAGCAAAGGAACCCCACCACCAGTTACTACTGGAGCTTGCAAAGCTAGATTTCAATATGGTGCAATCAGAGCACCAAAAAGAACTGCAAGAACTATCATG GTGGTGGAGGGAGATGGGGTTGACAAAGAAGCTAGATTTTGTAAGAGACAGATTAATGGAGGTATACTTCTGGGCATTGGGAATGGCACCTCATCCTCATCAAAGTGAATGCCGGAAAGCTGTCACAAAAATGTTTGGTCTGGTCACCATTATTGATGATGTGTACGATGTCTACGGTACTTTGGAAGAACTGCAACTCTTCACCGATGCTGTTGAAAG ATGGGACATGAATGCCATAAATACTCTTCCAGACTACATGAAGTTGTGCTATTTAGCACTCTACAACGCTGTCAACGACATCACATACAGCATCCTTAAAGAAACTGGGCATGACAACTTTTCCTATCTAGCAAAATCT TGGGGTGAGCTGTGCAAAGCATTCCTCCAAGAAGCAAAATGGTCAGACAACAAAATCATTCCAGCTTTCAGTAAGCATATGGAAAACGCATTAGTTTCTTCCTCCGGTGTGACTTTGCTTGTTCCTTCCTACTTCTTATGCCAACAGAAAGAAGAATTCTCAGACAAAGGTCTCCACTACTTGACTAATTTTGGTGGCATTGTGCGCTCCTCATGCACCATTATCAGACTTTGCAATGATCTGGCAACCTCTGCT GCTGAGTTAGAGAGGGGTGAAACAACGAACTCAATAACGTCGTACATGCATGAGAATGGGAGTAATGAGGAAGAAACTCGTGAGGAATTGAGAAATTTGATCGATGCAGAATGGAAAAAGATGAACGAAGAAAGAGTTTTGGATAGTAGAATTCTAAAAGCTTTCATGGAAATAGGTATTAACATGGTCAGAGTTTCTCATTGCATATACCAATATGGAGATGGACTTGGAAGGCCAGACCTCATGATAGAGAACATGATCAAGTTGCTACTTATAGACCCTCTTCCTATTAATTAG
- the LOC106772145 gene encoding uncharacterized protein C3orf26 homolog gives MASEKRKRKANSDVSKKRKKKEEAAEEAEEKSEERSSEALRLLQSAMGLQLSSLELESLRQDCVLEVPNHSDVQILGKTVKAVFGSSWREHLCEGSVVEGKVNAGSPAVLIISSSALRCIHLLRGFRSFTKQCHAAKLFAKHLKLQEQISLLKNRVNIAGGTPSRIKKLIDAEALDLSRLQVLVLDLHPDVKGYSLLTLPQVRDEFLEVFKNYFYEAMIQGGLRICLYGVKDKHKQGHTVPDT, from the exons ATGGCGTctgagaagagaaagagaaaagcgAACAGTGACGTGAgtaagaagaggaagaagaaggaggaggcGGCGGAGGAAGCCGAAGAGAAGTCAGAGGAACGATCGTCGGAGGCTCTGCGTCTCCTTCAGTCGGCGATGGGTCTTCAGCTTTCATCGCTGGAGTTGGAGTCCCTCAGACAAGACTGCGTTCTGGAGGTACCCAATCACTCAGATGTCCAAATATTGGGGAAAACTGTTAAGGCAGTGTTTGGCTCCTCGTGGAGGGAGCATCTCTGCGAAGGGAGTGTTGTAGAGGGAAAAGTTAATGCCGGAAGCCCCGCCGTTCTCATCATATCTTCGTCTGCCCTTAGATGCATACACCTCCTCAG GGGCTTTCGCTCTTTCACTAAACAATGCCACGCTGCGAAGCTATTCGCAAAGCACTTGAAGCTTCAGGAACAG ATTTCTTTGTTAAAGAACCGTGTTAACATTGCTGGGGGTACTCCAAGCAG GATAAAGAAGCTAATTGACGCTGAGGCGTTAGACCTTTCAAGGTTGCAAGTACTGGTGCTAGATTTGCATCCTGATGTAAAGGGGTATTCATTGTTGACCCTTCCACAAGTCAG GGATGAATTCCTGGAGGTGTTCAAGAACTATTTTTATGAAGCGATGATCCAGGGTGGTCTTCGTATTTGTCTCTATGGTGTAAAGGACAAACATAAACAAGGGCATACAGTTCCTGATACATAA
- the LOC106772144 gene encoding prolyl 4-hydroxylase 1: protein MAAPSMRIVFGLLTFVTVGMIIGALSQLAIIRKLEDSYGSDSLPFRRLRGLEGDGYLQLPRGIPFWNNDKEAEILRLGYVKPEVISWSPRIIVLHNFLSLEECDYLRALALPRLQISTVVDTKTGKGIKSDVRTSSGMFLNPQERKYAMVQAIEKRISVYSQIPIENGELMQVLRYEKNQYYKPHHDYFSDTFNLKRGGQRIATMLMYLSDNVEGGETYFPLAGSGECNCGGKLVQGLSVKPTKGNAVLFWSMGLDGQSDPKSVHGGCEVISGEKWSATKWMRQTTHA from the exons ATGGCTGCTCCCTCCATGAGAATTGTCTTCGGTCTTCTCACTTTCGTCACCGTCGGAATGATTATAG GTGCTCTCTCTCAGTTGGCCATCATTCGAAAATTGGAAGACTCATACG GCTCTGATTCTTTGCCATTTAGAAGATTGCGTGGACTCGAAGGTGATGGTTACCTTCAATTGCCAAGAG GTATTCCTTTTTGGAATAATGACAAGGAAGCAGAAATCTTACGCCTTGGATAT GTCAAACCTGAAGTGATTAGCTGGTCTCCTCGAATTATTGTACTTCATAACTTCTTGAGTTTAGAG GAATGTGATTATCTCAGGGCTTTAGCTCTCCCTCGCTTGCAAATTTCAACTGTGGTTGATACAAAAACCGGAAAG GGAATCAAGAGTGACGTCAGGACCAGCTCTGGTATGTTTTTGAATCctcaagaaagaaaatatgctaTGGTACAA GCAATTGAAAAAAGAATCTCTGTCTATTCTCAAATACCAATCGAGAACGGTGAGCTTATGCAAGTCTTGAG GTACGAGAAGAATCAATATTACAAACCTCATCATGACTATTTTTCTGACACT TTCAACTTGAAGCGTGGTGGGCAGCGAATAGCCACAATGCTTATGTATTTGAGTGACAATGTTGAAGGAGGAGAAACATATTTCCCGTTG GCTGGTTCAGGTGAATGTAACTGTGGTGGGAAACTTGTCCAAGGGCTATCTGTCAAGCCAACTAAAGGAAATGCAGTGCTTTTCTGGAGTATG GGATTGGATGGTCAATCAGATCCAAAAAGTGTGCATGGAGGATGTGAGGTAATCTCTGGGGAGAAGTGGTCAGCTACGAAGTGGATGAGGCAGACCACCCACGCTTGA
- the LOC106772143 gene encoding signal peptide peptidase-like 2 isoform X2, with protein sequence MLSSSLPAAILLLFFSVAAAAADEDPCNRVSQLVKIQSWIDGKEDEEYNGMSARFGSYLPVEAVQTAKLPAVFADPMDCCSASTVKLSGSAALCVRGTCDFSAKAVVAQTGGAAAVFIINDADVVQTTKSVGDALNKLLTSKKKVEVLPYAPTRPVVDYSVAFLWLMAVATVICASLWADITTPDQIDERYNELSPKSAMSEAGKDDSEEIVNIDTKGAVVFVITASTFLVLLFFFMSSWFIWVLIILFCIGGIEGMHNCIVSLGLRKRPTCAQKNVNLPFFGEVSIFSLITLLFSVTFAVLWVVFRHESFSWFGQDLLGICLMITVLQMARLPNIKVATVLLCCAFVYDIFWVFISPVIFQKSVMITVARGDKAGGEAIPMLLRFPRLSDPWGGYDMIGFGDILFPGLLVSFSRRFDKDLKKGVVSGYFLWLVIGYAFGLFFTYLGLYLMNGHGQPALLYLVPCTLGVAVVLGCKRGELSVLWNYEADSSSSSSNSNNTSTPDTKQPPQV encoded by the exons atgctCTCCTCTTCTTTGCCGGCGGCAAtcctccttctcttcttctccgTCGCCGCGGCCGCCGCCGACGAAGACCCTTGCAATCGCGTATCGCAATTG gttaAGATACAGAGCTGGATTGATGGGAAGGAAGATGAAGAGTACAATGGTATGAGTGCAAGATTTGGCTCTTATTTGCCTGTCGAAGCTGTTCAAACTGCCAAACTTCCCGCTGTTTTTGCCGATCCTATGGACTGCTGTTCCGCTTCAACCGTAAAG TTATCTGGATCAGCAGCTCTCTGCGTACGAGGAACTTGTGACTTCTCAGCTAAAGCTGTAGTTGCACAGACCGGAGGTGCTGCTGCCGTGTTTATTATAAACGACGCAGATG TTGTGCAGACAACAAAGTCAGTAGGAGACGCTCTCAACAAACTTTTAACATCTAAAAAGAAAG TGGAGGTTTTGCCGTATGCTCCAACTCGCCCAGTTGTAGACTACTCGGTTGCATTTTTGTGGCTGATGGCTGTTGCAACAGTTATATGTGCTTCATTATGGGCAGATATAACTACTCCAGATCAAATCGATGAACGCTACAACGAGTTGTCTCCCAAG agCGCTATGTCGGAGGCAGGGAAAGACGATTCTGAGGAAATAGTTAACATAGATACAAAGGGTGCTGTCGTGTTTGTCATTACGGCATCTACTTTTCTCGTGCTACTGTTCTTCTTCATGTCGTCTTGGTTTATCTGGGTGCTGATTATACTTTTCTGCATTGGTGGTATTGAG GGGATGCACAACTGTATTGTAAGCCTCGGTTTAAg GAAACGTCCAACTTGTGCTCAGAAGAATGTGAATTTACCTTTCTTTGGAGAGGTTTCTATTTTCTCGCTGATAACGCTGCTATTCAGCGTGACATTTGCCGTTTTATGGGTTGTATTTCGGCACGAATCATTTTCATGGTTTGGCCAAGATCTTCTT GGCATCTGTTTGATGATAACAGTATTACAGATGGCTCGGTTGCCTAATATTAAG GTTGCAACGGTCCTACTTTGTTGTGCATTTGTATACGACATTTTTTGGGTATTCATATCTCCAGTGATATTCCAAAAGAGTGTCATGATTACA GTTGCTCGTGGTGACAAAGCTGGTGGTGAAGCAATTCCTATGCTTTTGAGATTCCCTCGTCTAAGTGATCCTTGGGGTGGCTATGATATGATTGGATTTGGAGATATTCTCTTTCCCGGTTTGCTTGTATCCTTTTCTCGTAG ATTCGACAAAGATCTTAAGAAGGGGGTCGTAAGCGGATATTTTCTTTGGTTGGTAATTGGCTATGCCTTTG GGCTGTTCTTCACATATCTGGGGCTATATTTGATGAACGGCCATGGACAACCTGCACTCCTCTACCTTGTTCCGTGCACACTAG GAGTCGCTGTGGTATTGGGATGCAAAAGAGGTGAGCTAAGTGTCCTTTGGAATTATGAAGCAGACTCGTCTTCGTCTTCCTCCAACTCCAACAATACCTCCACGCCCGACACCAAACAGCCTCCCCAGGTTTAG
- the LOC106772143 gene encoding signal peptide peptidase-like 2 isoform X4, which translates to MLSSSLPAAILLLFFSVAAAAADEDPCNRVSQLVKIQSWIDGKEDEEYNGMSARFGSYLPVEAVQTAKLPAVFADPMDCCSASTVKLSGSAALCVRGTCDFSAKAVVAQTGGAAAVFIINDADELFEMNCASDQSVNISIPVVQTTKSVGDALNKLLTSKKKVEVLPYAPTRPVVDYSVAFLWLMAVATVICASLWADITTPDQIDERYNELSPKSAMSEAGKDDSEEIVNIDTKGAVVFVITASTFLVLLFFFMSSWFIWVLIILFCIGGIEGMHNCIVSLGLRKRPTCAQKNVNLPFFGEVSIFSLITLLFSVTFAVLWVVFRHESFSWFGQDLLGICLMITVLQMARLPNIKVATVLLCCAFVYDIFWVFISPVIFQKSVMITVARGDKAGGEAIPMLLRFPRLSDPWGGYDMIGFGDILFPGLLVSFSHSTKILRRGS; encoded by the exons atgctCTCCTCTTCTTTGCCGGCGGCAAtcctccttctcttcttctccgTCGCCGCGGCCGCCGCCGACGAAGACCCTTGCAATCGCGTATCGCAATTG gttaAGATACAGAGCTGGATTGATGGGAAGGAAGATGAAGAGTACAATGGTATGAGTGCAAGATTTGGCTCTTATTTGCCTGTCGAAGCTGTTCAAACTGCCAAACTTCCCGCTGTTTTTGCCGATCCTATGGACTGCTGTTCCGCTTCAACCGTAAAG TTATCTGGATCAGCAGCTCTCTGCGTACGAGGAACTTGTGACTTCTCAGCTAAAGCTGTAGTTGCACAGACCGGAGGTGCTGCTGCCGTGTTTATTATAAACGACGCAGATG aactctttgagatgAACTGCGCCAGTGACCAAAGCGTAAATATTTCAATTCCAGTTGTGCAGACAACAAAGTCAGTAGGAGACGCTCTCAACAAACTTTTAACATCTAAAAAGAAAG TGGAGGTTTTGCCGTATGCTCCAACTCGCCCAGTTGTAGACTACTCGGTTGCATTTTTGTGGCTGATGGCTGTTGCAACAGTTATATGTGCTTCATTATGGGCAGATATAACTACTCCAGATCAAATCGATGAACGCTACAACGAGTTGTCTCCCAAG agCGCTATGTCGGAGGCAGGGAAAGACGATTCTGAGGAAATAGTTAACATAGATACAAAGGGTGCTGTCGTGTTTGTCATTACGGCATCTACTTTTCTCGTGCTACTGTTCTTCTTCATGTCGTCTTGGTTTATCTGGGTGCTGATTATACTTTTCTGCATTGGTGGTATTGAG GGGATGCACAACTGTATTGTAAGCCTCGGTTTAAg GAAACGTCCAACTTGTGCTCAGAAGAATGTGAATTTACCTTTCTTTGGAGAGGTTTCTATTTTCTCGCTGATAACGCTGCTATTCAGCGTGACATTTGCCGTTTTATGGGTTGTATTTCGGCACGAATCATTTTCATGGTTTGGCCAAGATCTTCTT GGCATCTGTTTGATGATAACAGTATTACAGATGGCTCGGTTGCCTAATATTAAG GTTGCAACGGTCCTACTTTGTTGTGCATTTGTATACGACATTTTTTGGGTATTCATATCTCCAGTGATATTCCAAAAGAGTGTCATGATTACA GTTGCTCGTGGTGACAAAGCTGGTGGTGAAGCAATTCCTATGCTTTTGAGATTCCCTCGTCTAAGTGATCCTTGGGGTGGCTATGATATGATTGGATTTGGAGATATTCTCTTTCCCGGTTTGCTTGTATCCTTTTCTC ATTCGACAAAGATCTTAAGAAGGGGGTCGTAA
- the LOC106772143 gene encoding signal peptide peptidase-like 2 isoform X1 produces the protein MLSSSLPAAILLLFFSVAAAAADEDPCNRVSQLVKIQSWIDGKEDEEYNGMSARFGSYLPVEAVQTAKLPAVFADPMDCCSASTVKLSGSAALCVRGTCDFSAKAVVAQTGGAAAVFIINDADELFEMNCASDQSVNISIPVVQTTKSVGDALNKLLTSKKKVEVLPYAPTRPVVDYSVAFLWLMAVATVICASLWADITTPDQIDERYNELSPKSAMSEAGKDDSEEIVNIDTKGAVVFVITASTFLVLLFFFMSSWFIWVLIILFCIGGIEGMHNCIVSLGLRKRPTCAQKNVNLPFFGEVSIFSLITLLFSVTFAVLWVVFRHESFSWFGQDLLGICLMITVLQMARLPNIKVATVLLCCAFVYDIFWVFISPVIFQKSVMITVARGDKAGGEAIPMLLRFPRLSDPWGGYDMIGFGDILFPGLLVSFSRRFDKDLKKGVVSGYFLWLVIGYAFGLFFTYLGLYLMNGHGQPALLYLVPCTLGVAVVLGCKRGELSVLWNYEADSSSSSSNSNNTSTPDTKQPPQV, from the exons atgctCTCCTCTTCTTTGCCGGCGGCAAtcctccttctcttcttctccgTCGCCGCGGCCGCCGCCGACGAAGACCCTTGCAATCGCGTATCGCAATTG gttaAGATACAGAGCTGGATTGATGGGAAGGAAGATGAAGAGTACAATGGTATGAGTGCAAGATTTGGCTCTTATTTGCCTGTCGAAGCTGTTCAAACTGCCAAACTTCCCGCTGTTTTTGCCGATCCTATGGACTGCTGTTCCGCTTCAACCGTAAAG TTATCTGGATCAGCAGCTCTCTGCGTACGAGGAACTTGTGACTTCTCAGCTAAAGCTGTAGTTGCACAGACCGGAGGTGCTGCTGCCGTGTTTATTATAAACGACGCAGATG aactctttgagatgAACTGCGCCAGTGACCAAAGCGTAAATATTTCAATTCCAGTTGTGCAGACAACAAAGTCAGTAGGAGACGCTCTCAACAAACTTTTAACATCTAAAAAGAAAG TGGAGGTTTTGCCGTATGCTCCAACTCGCCCAGTTGTAGACTACTCGGTTGCATTTTTGTGGCTGATGGCTGTTGCAACAGTTATATGTGCTTCATTATGGGCAGATATAACTACTCCAGATCAAATCGATGAACGCTACAACGAGTTGTCTCCCAAG agCGCTATGTCGGAGGCAGGGAAAGACGATTCTGAGGAAATAGTTAACATAGATACAAAGGGTGCTGTCGTGTTTGTCATTACGGCATCTACTTTTCTCGTGCTACTGTTCTTCTTCATGTCGTCTTGGTTTATCTGGGTGCTGATTATACTTTTCTGCATTGGTGGTATTGAG GGGATGCACAACTGTATTGTAAGCCTCGGTTTAAg GAAACGTCCAACTTGTGCTCAGAAGAATGTGAATTTACCTTTCTTTGGAGAGGTTTCTATTTTCTCGCTGATAACGCTGCTATTCAGCGTGACATTTGCCGTTTTATGGGTTGTATTTCGGCACGAATCATTTTCATGGTTTGGCCAAGATCTTCTT GGCATCTGTTTGATGATAACAGTATTACAGATGGCTCGGTTGCCTAATATTAAG GTTGCAACGGTCCTACTTTGTTGTGCATTTGTATACGACATTTTTTGGGTATTCATATCTCCAGTGATATTCCAAAAGAGTGTCATGATTACA GTTGCTCGTGGTGACAAAGCTGGTGGTGAAGCAATTCCTATGCTTTTGAGATTCCCTCGTCTAAGTGATCCTTGGGGTGGCTATGATATGATTGGATTTGGAGATATTCTCTTTCCCGGTTTGCTTGTATCCTTTTCTCGTAG ATTCGACAAAGATCTTAAGAAGGGGGTCGTAAGCGGATATTTTCTTTGGTTGGTAATTGGCTATGCCTTTG GGCTGTTCTTCACATATCTGGGGCTATATTTGATGAACGGCCATGGACAACCTGCACTCCTCTACCTTGTTCCGTGCACACTAG GAGTCGCTGTGGTATTGGGATGCAAAAGAGGTGAGCTAAGTGTCCTTTGGAATTATGAAGCAGACTCGTCTTCGTCTTCCTCCAACTCCAACAATACCTCCACGCCCGACACCAAACAGCCTCCCCAGGTTTAG
- the LOC106772143 gene encoding signal peptide peptidase-like 2 isoform X3, whose product MLSSSLPAAILLLFFSVAAAAADEDPCNRVSQLVKIQSWIDGKEDEEYNGMSARFGSYLPVEAVQTAKLPAVFADPMDCCSASTVKLSGSAALCVRGTCDFSAKAVVAQTGGAAAVFIINDADELFEMNCASDQSVNISIPVVQTTKSVGDALNKLLTSKKKVEVLPYAPTRPVVDYSVAFLWLMAVATVICASLWADITTPDQIDERYNELSPKSAMSEAGKDDSEEIVNIDTKGAVVFVITASTFLVLLFFFMSSWFIWVLIILFCIGGIEGMHNCIVSLGLRKRPTCAQKNVNLPFFGEVSIFSLITLLFSVTFAVLWVVFRHESFSWFGQDLLGICLMITVLQMARLPNIKVARGDKAGGEAIPMLLRFPRLSDPWGGYDMIGFGDILFPGLLVSFSRRFDKDLKKGVVSGYFLWLVIGYAFGLFFTYLGLYLMNGHGQPALLYLVPCTLGVAVVLGCKRGELSVLWNYEADSSSSSSNSNNTSTPDTKQPPQV is encoded by the exons atgctCTCCTCTTCTTTGCCGGCGGCAAtcctccttctcttcttctccgTCGCCGCGGCCGCCGCCGACGAAGACCCTTGCAATCGCGTATCGCAATTG gttaAGATACAGAGCTGGATTGATGGGAAGGAAGATGAAGAGTACAATGGTATGAGTGCAAGATTTGGCTCTTATTTGCCTGTCGAAGCTGTTCAAACTGCCAAACTTCCCGCTGTTTTTGCCGATCCTATGGACTGCTGTTCCGCTTCAACCGTAAAG TTATCTGGATCAGCAGCTCTCTGCGTACGAGGAACTTGTGACTTCTCAGCTAAAGCTGTAGTTGCACAGACCGGAGGTGCTGCTGCCGTGTTTATTATAAACGACGCAGATG aactctttgagatgAACTGCGCCAGTGACCAAAGCGTAAATATTTCAATTCCAGTTGTGCAGACAACAAAGTCAGTAGGAGACGCTCTCAACAAACTTTTAACATCTAAAAAGAAAG TGGAGGTTTTGCCGTATGCTCCAACTCGCCCAGTTGTAGACTACTCGGTTGCATTTTTGTGGCTGATGGCTGTTGCAACAGTTATATGTGCTTCATTATGGGCAGATATAACTACTCCAGATCAAATCGATGAACGCTACAACGAGTTGTCTCCCAAG agCGCTATGTCGGAGGCAGGGAAAGACGATTCTGAGGAAATAGTTAACATAGATACAAAGGGTGCTGTCGTGTTTGTCATTACGGCATCTACTTTTCTCGTGCTACTGTTCTTCTTCATGTCGTCTTGGTTTATCTGGGTGCTGATTATACTTTTCTGCATTGGTGGTATTGAG GGGATGCACAACTGTATTGTAAGCCTCGGTTTAAg GAAACGTCCAACTTGTGCTCAGAAGAATGTGAATTTACCTTTCTTTGGAGAGGTTTCTATTTTCTCGCTGATAACGCTGCTATTCAGCGTGACATTTGCCGTTTTATGGGTTGTATTTCGGCACGAATCATTTTCATGGTTTGGCCAAGATCTTCTT GGCATCTGTTTGATGATAACAGTATTACAGATGGCTCGGTTGCCTAATATTAAG GTTGCTCGTGGTGACAAAGCTGGTGGTGAAGCAATTCCTATGCTTTTGAGATTCCCTCGTCTAAGTGATCCTTGGGGTGGCTATGATATGATTGGATTTGGAGATATTCTCTTTCCCGGTTTGCTTGTATCCTTTTCTCGTAG ATTCGACAAAGATCTTAAGAAGGGGGTCGTAAGCGGATATTTTCTTTGGTTGGTAATTGGCTATGCCTTTG GGCTGTTCTTCACATATCTGGGGCTATATTTGATGAACGGCCATGGACAACCTGCACTCCTCTACCTTGTTCCGTGCACACTAG GAGTCGCTGTGGTATTGGGATGCAAAAGAGGTGAGCTAAGTGTCCTTTGGAATTATGAAGCAGACTCGTCTTCGTCTTCCTCCAACTCCAACAATACCTCCACGCCCGACACCAAACAGCCTCCCCAGGTTTAG
- the LOC111242341 gene encoding putative lipid-transfer protein DIR1: MKMNARMVAVVMVMELLLMGAAIDALNVCGVPSTDLLKCLPAVTPPSPSEPSKECCSAVSLVDLKCLCDFKSSPLLPVLHIDPDLALQLPAKCKLGITVPC; the protein is encoded by the coding sequence ATGAAGATGAATGCGAGAATGGTGGCAgtggtgatggtgatggagcTGTTGCTCATGGGGGCTGCCATTGACGCCCTGAATGTGTGCGGTGTGCCGTCGACGGATCTGCTGAAGTGCTTGCCGGCGGTGACGCCTCCGTCGCCGTCGGAACCTTCGAAAGAGTGCTGCTCGGCGGTAAGCCTAGTAGACCTGAAGTGCCTCTGCGATTTCAAGAGTTCCCCTCTGTTGCCTGTGCTGCACATCGATCCCGATCTCGCCCTTCAGCTTCCCGCCAAGTGCAAACTTGGCATAACTGTCCCCTGTTAG